The following DNA comes from Pseudophryne corroboree isolate aPseCor3 chromosome 8, aPseCor3.hap2, whole genome shotgun sequence.
acaattatggacgggctgccgagtgccgacacagaggtagccacagccgtgaactaccgcactgtactgtgtctgctgctaatatatagactggttgataaagagatagtatactcgtaactagtatgtatgtataaagaaagaaaaaaaaaccacggttaggtcactggtatatacaattatggacgggctgccgagtgccgacacagaggtagccacagccgtgaactaccgcactgtacactggttgataaagagatagtagtatactcgtaacaactagtatgacgacggtataaagaatgaaaaaaaaaccatggttaggtggtatataatacaattatggttggacggactgcctgccgagtgccgacacagaggtagccacagccgtgaactaccgcactgtacactggttgataaagagatagtagtatactcgtaacaactagtatgacgacggtataaagaatgaaaaaaaaaccacggttaggtggtatataatacaattatggttggacggactgcctgccgagtgccgacacagaggtagccacagccgtgaactaccgcactgtacactggttgataaagagatagtagtatactcgtaacaactagtatgacgacggtataaagaacgaaaaaaaaaaccacggttaggtggtatatattataatacaattatggatggacggactgcctgccgagttccgacacagaggtagccacagccgtgaactaccgcactgtacactggttgataaagagatagtagtatactcgtaacaactagtatgacgacggtataaagaacgaaaaaaaaaccacggttaggtggtatatattataatacaattatggatggacggactgcctgccgagttccgacacagaggtagccacagccgtgaactaccgcactgtacactggttgataaagagatagtagtatactcgtaacaactagtatgactatgacgacggtataaagaaagaaaaaaaaaaccacggttaggtggtatataatacaattatggatggacggactgcctgccgagtgccgacacagaggtagccacagccgtgaactaccgcactgtactgtgtctgctgctaatatagactggttgataaagagatagtatacaatactactaatatactggtggtcaggcactggtcaccactagtcacactggcagtggcactcctgcagcaaaagtgtgcactgtttaattttaatataatattatttatcatgtactcctggctcctgctataacaacctgcagtgctccccagtctcccccacaattataagctttatatacaatacattgatgtgcagcacactgggctgagcagtgcacacagactgagtcactgtgtgactgtgtatcgtttttttcaggcagagaacggatatattaaataaaacaaacaactgcactgtctctggtggtcactggtcactgtggtcgtcagtcactaaactctgtctgcactctgcactctcttctaatctacagtatcacagcaatctctctctctctctctcttctaaatctaatctaaatggagaggacgccagccacgtcctctccctatcaatctcaatgcacgtgtgaaaatggcggcgacgcgcggctccttatatagaatccgagtctcgcgagaatccgacagcgtcatgatgacgttcgggcgcgctcgggttaaccgagcaaggcgggaagatccgagtcgctcggacccgtgaaaaaaaaagtgaagttcgtgcgggttcggattcaaagaaaccgaacccgctcatctctactggttactacaggttgagctagtgtgagatagtgcacctgctaccttttccctctgtacactgtacaGGTTTTACTAAGTGCcactaaagtggagagagataaagtaccaaccaattagctcctgtcatttttttgcagcctgtaaaatgacagaaactgattggctagtactttatctctttccactttatctttctccaagctgtgATAAATCGTTGTCACTGGTGATTATAACTGTCTGTAATCAATTGAAAGTGATTTGGGGGTCAATTTACACAGTGGCCGGTTGCCTGTCATTTAGAACCAATTGGCGGTTTTGGTGATCAAAATATTTGATGCACTAAGCATCGGATTTGATGCTGTTTTGTAAACTACTGTCGTCGATGCCCTTCTGGTTCTAAAACCCGATCACACCGCGACACTGATGGCAAAAACGCAACAAATGTGGCGAGGTGAAGgcttgtatttttttattattttaaaatatgctgaaataaaaaaatataaaagaatCTGGTGTGCCCCACTCCCAGTTGATTGCTGTTCCTAGGCCTTGAAGCCTAGGCTGGTGGTGGAAAACTCTGGGTGACAAAGAACATCTGCCAGGTGGATGATGCTAGGCCTCCTTCAGTCATGGGCACATGTAATGCACTAGAGCGCACAGGCGTAAGAGTCATGGTGGCCCAATGCACCAGTCTTAGGATTTCTTAAAACACCCTTATTTATCCGTCGGGGCTCTCCTGCTGGAGGAGGCTGGAGGACACCTGCCCGGGGGAGAGCGTAGCACATAAACAAGAATTAGCAAATGGCGAAATAAATCTACTTAGTTATAACTATGCTATATTGTTGTTGCATTATAAACATTATATACTATGCAAGGTGCCTCCAATCTGATGTCAAGTTGTCTCCCACTACAGAGTAACTTCAGAGTCTGAGCGCAGTCTTCATCATGCCAttcaccagcaacaacactcagatGCCTCTCTCTGACATCAAAATGAGTATCAATGACACTCCGGTAAAGGTCCCCCTGGATGAGGCTCCATTGGGTAAGAATGAGCAACTCCAGATGATAAATACTACAGTGCATCCAAGCGAGGCAGCCATTTTGAAGCCTGTGATTTCTCTAGGAACAGGAAGTAGTAACAGATCCTAGGCACTTTGTACCTAAGTGATACCACTAGTTCCTAATGACTTGATAAGCTGAATACACAAGATGGCTGCCACCAGTGTGTATAAGCAACAGGAACACTTTAAGCATTTTCAAGGCAACGACAATAAAGATTTATTAAATGCGTTATAAACTTATCAGGGTTATCATAATTGACGCAAATTATATGGAAAGTGGGTTGAGGTGGCCTAGCACTTTAGAAGCCCTAGGCAAGCTCTGGGTGTGTAACCATATGAGGAGTGGGAAAAAAGGAATGTTGAAATAAACCAAGGGGGTGGCACGGAAGTGTTAGTAGGTCAGGCTTGAGAGTGATATTTTTTTTCACCATTACTATTTTCAGGTGTATCTGCAAACTCCAAACTGCAGATCAGTTTTCCAATACCTGGACCAGGAAGTAGCGATTCCGATGAAATGCGTTAGTCTGACCTGTAGACACACTTATGCACATACCTGTAAAGAAGCAGTGTGGGCATGCATTTTTTAAGATGAGCCTTAGCGGTGTGCCGGGAATGGGTGCTGCTGCTCAGGCAATGTTGGAGGGCTGGTCATTACTACATGGAGAGGGTTCACGGGCAGAATAGCACATGTCATTGTTGCCTTCCCCGGAATTGTGCCATCAAAGAGAAGGTTCTCATCTAAGACCTAGTTCAGCACACTATCACTGGCTCTGGCCTACTTATATCTGCATCCCACCGGTTCTGATGGATGTGTGTCTTTAATCATTACATACTTCTGTATGCTTTACGGTATCAATTACAGACTGCTTTAATGAATAATATCTCACTGTTTCTCTGTAGACTCTGTTTACGCCATGTCCATTGACTTGCCCAATCATGAGGAGGTGAATGGAGAAATTGATCCTTGGGCTCTACCAGAGCTTCAGGCTTCTGGCCCTTCCTGGAAAGGTAGGTTACAAAGATAGGTCTCCATCTCATGTTTTTAGCAGTTTTACCCAGTGACCAGTTCAAGTTTCAGTATTTCAGAAGTCTGACATTCAATGAATTGTTCCTTTGTCTCCAGAGCTGAACAATATGCAGAGAGTGAAACGCATTGTGATCGGGACAGTCAGGGGTTGTCTTCTCCTGGGGTTCCTCTATCTGTTCATCTGTTCTTTGGACGTTTTGAGCTCAGCATTCCAACTGGTGGGAAGTAAGTGACCCATATAGGCCCAAATCAGGAGATTGTGGCTAAAAGTTCCAAGTTCTCTTTCCCCAGGATCTACCATACATCTCAAATGTTTGACATTCCCTGCTTTGTTGCCCTGTACAGGCAAACTGACTGGCGATATCTTCAGCGATAATGAGGTTCTCGCCAATCCCATCGCTGGCCTGGTCATTGGTGTCCTTGTTACTGTCCTAGTGCAGAGCTCGAGTACCTCGTCTTCCATCATCGTCAGCATGGTGTCATCTGGAAGTAAGGACGTGTGCCACCAATGTGGGGTAAAAAGCAGCTTAAGTGCTGGGGACCACTTGTGATATAAGGCCAACCCAATATACAGCTATTGTCTTCTTTCCTAGTACTTAATGTGAGGGCCTCTATCCCTATCATCATGGGCGTGAATGTTGGAACATCCGTGACCAGCACACTGGTGTCTTTGGCGCAATCTGGAGACCGCAATGAGTTCCGAAGGTACAGTTCTCATGTGCATTACAGTTATGTGGAGACTTCTAATGTAATGCAGAAGTTCCATTGGTTAAACTCAAACAGCAAAATGATCATGGGGCACCCAAAATTATTATCTTGATAGTTTCCCTGTAAATTGGGTACGAAATGCTGTTATTAAATGTAGCAGACAGTTTTTTAAATGCTATAAGATCATATATTCCAGGATGATCGACAAATTTTGAACTTCTAGAGGGGTTTACACCAGAGCATGACTTTAATTCACTGTCTGGTGCACACACTGCTGAAAATCTTACTAATGCCCTTGCTTTAACCGGCTGTGTTCTTCAACCTTGCATTTATAGCATGACATAAAGTTTTGAATACAACATAAGGTTGAGTGCCGGCAACAAAATGAAATAACTTTGCCGGAATGTCTATATAATAATCACAGGTGGCCTGTTCTGACTCCAACCTGGGAAGTGGGATATGGGGCGTTTGTAATAACCCTCCtccggatggcggtcattaggtcgacatgagttaggtcgacatacattggtcgACCACATTTAGTTGACATGATCGCTaagtcgacatgatcattaggtcgaaatgtactaggtcgacgtagaaaaaggtcgacgtgagttttttgcgctttatttattcatttttttacctttttcatacataacgatccacatggactacaattgggaacggtaacgtatgccgagcgcagcgttagtggagcaaggcaccgtgcccgatgtatggcgagccatgcgagtggtcacggtgcactaattggggttccccgtcactttttgaagaaaacaacaccaaaaaaagtataaagacacatgtcaacctttttccatgtcgacatggtgatcatgtcgacccaatgcatgtcgatcaAATGAGGTCGACCCAAtggatgtcgacctaatgaaccacaccctacTCCCCCCTACCCTTCCCCTTCTCCTCTATAATGGCTCCCACTGTGGGGGATGGAGAGAAGGGAAAGTGTGATAGGAGGGACGGGGAGAGATCCATCAGCCAGTCAAATGACAGGTCCAATATGCTTGTATTactacatggctgaaaagcacagaaaTCTAAGATAGAAATCTAAAATAATGTTGTTACTAATAGTTGCAGGAGGTTACGTAAAGTCATTAAATGAAAGTGATCGTTATCATTAATGCAGTAAAAGTGTTTAGTATCCCATGTGGAAGAGGACAGGGGAGAGAACAATGGTATTATTACTAGCAATGATCCCCTGTCCTGTGAAACTGACGGCCATACTGTACACACGTCCAAGGCACAGAATGAGCCTCCAGTGTAATATTTTGTACTGACTTTTAGGGCGTTTGGCGGTTCTGCTGTGCACGGAATCTTTAACTGGATGACGGTCATTTTGCTGCTCCCTATCGAGCTCGGAACAGGATATCTCTTCTACGTCTCCGAAGCCATTATCAAGAGCTTCAACATCCATgcgggaggggacgctcctgacaTTCTTAAAGTCATCACTCGACCTTTTACCGATCTCATCGTGATGGTGAGACTGGCTGCCCTTATCTGTGAACGCTTTTCACTTctatccccacccccctcccccactgacATCATTTGTAGTATACGTGAGTTCAAGAGAAATTTTTGAAAGTCCAGCCATTAAATTTCCCATAGGAAcatgtgacatcactgaggcacgaggcacaAAATACCTTGTATTCCTAGCTCTTAGTTCACTAGGGGGAAATGGGCAGTTAGAAAACGTGTACTGGGATCCATAAAACGTATGAATGGATTCTGTGGCTGGTTTTATCCATGCTGTCCCTGACTACGGGTCTTATTTATGTTCTGTAGCTGGACAGCTCAGTAATTGCCGGGAACGCCGTCGGGGATCCTGAGAGCATGAATAAAAGTCTGATCAAGCAATGGTGCCGCACTGTACTGACAAACGTAAGTGTCCAATCTCTGAGTCACCTGCAGCTGAGGAGCGAAGCACTTCAGCTGGTTACCTTGAATGAGGAAAGGGAAACCATCTGTAATTCAGTTGGTCAACACGCAATGTATTAAGAGTGAAATGTACGCTATAAACGTTAAATCCCTAATTAGCAAAAAGATGGACACAAATTATCGCTATTCATTTTCTGCTGCCTTCTGGTGCAAATCGGGCATTTGGAAAGTTGTTTATAACCTACCTACTTTTGAGCTGGAAATTGAAGCTGATATATATCAAGTGAGTTAACAAGTTGAGCACACACAACCCTTTACTTCCCCTTGTTCTCTACAAGTGAACTTACCAGGCCTTCTGAAAAAAAGCGTAACCTTCAAGGTTGAATACTGTACTTAGACATTATATGTACAGAGTTCACTTTCCTCATACATATGCGTTTCTATGTATTCAGAAGCGTTACCACTCAGTACTTAGTGCCCTATGCAGCAGGGAAGCCTTAATAATGCGCTTTGAACCAGTCTTATAAGGGAGGGCAAAGTAAAAGGTTTTGTCCTCTCCTTAACAACATGTTGTTTTACACCTGTGTGCACATGGCTTGTGTGGCTGATTTATTAATTGTCAGCGGAATCAGCTATAAATTAATCTTTACTGCTCATCTTTACTTTCTCTTTCCAGCAATGCTATTATAAATTAATAAACTAATTGACAACAATTGATACATGAATTTAAATTTATCTGAGATCCTGAAATACTGCACTACAGCAAAGTGGTGGAACTGCCATGGGTGCCAAAGTGGGatagtttttttttgtcaattttattACTTATTTGGGAATATCTATTTGAAGAAAAGAAAATAGTGCATATCTTTACTTTCACTTTCCAGTAATGCAATTATAAATGAATAAATTAATTGACAATAATTGATACAGTAATTTACATTTTTCTGAGATCCTGCAATGCTGCACTACAGCATAGTGGTGGAACTGCCATGGGTGCCAAAGTGGGGATAGTACCGGGCACTGATCTAACCCTGCTGCAACTTGCTTGCTTTCGGCCATCTGTGACATCACTGAGCCTATTCACACAATGCGCCTCTAAAAAGCAAGACTAGCAAGGTGTCAGTAACTCTCTGTGTCTGCTCCATTACAGACGCAGTTTCCTCCCCATATGGAAACCTGGTACAGGGCAGTGAAGCGAGTTTGGTggatattttaatatatatacaatatatatgccaAATAGTAGCTCTACTTGCCGTATTATAATGGCTTATAGCTGCATTTCCATCATTACCCTTGCAAGCCTTATGCATGATTATGCGATATATACGAGTCTATAGCATTTACAATTGCATTGACTAATATATATACTTCTGTGGATTGTTGTAGAGAACAGAACTCACCCCAGCTACAAACATGACTGACTGCAGCATTGTTACCTGCCTCACCAATGCAAGTGGGACATTCATAGAAAACACCTTCACCATTAAGGAAAACGTGGAAAGATGTAAGTGAGGCATCTGCAGTGACTGTGTATGGGTTTTGTCCCAAATGCTCTAAAATAAATGGTCACCTTTTTGTGTGGAGTAGGCAGTGGCAGATGGCAGGAGTATGCAATTCTTGTCTATATTTTATGACCGCTCACTCTGTCTCACTCTCCACTGTGCAACCATGCAGCACACAGCAGGGTGGGACTATCATGCCATGATTTGCATAATCAGGCCACACCCATTTCAGAAGAGAGAGCAGCGGGATCCGGGAGGGTGGTAATCTAGGAGTCTACTGGAGCAGGAAAGTGTTGTGTCTTTCATACAAATATCCAAAATGAAGATTGGTTTGAAATGAACTGCACCTCAACCTGACAGGGTCATAACCCTGCTCCACTACAAACCAACTCCATTATGGATTGGCAGCAGGGGcgaattgggaacaaaaagcggccctggaaaaatttgtactagtggctccacatgggcagcaccagaggtgtaaggtctagccatgggccatggcagcagcaccctccccccaagactttccagatagtgggcatgtccagcatcaagggggaagttaaaaagaaataaaatgtaatattatgagcacattatatgatacaccttcagaatttaggaaactatatcattctttagaaagatatatttccttgcttattacaccaaccgtatcccaatcactattcactcaatcttatatgtcagccaagcaggcagacagagcatacactagatcatctgcaatcacaggctaagtggcaaagtcattttcatatatgcaaattattttacatcttattcattatgtctataaatgggaccacatgtcctcaaacaaaacaggcccccacggtgcgtcggcccaccgggaatcttacctggaaaccctatggccaatccgcctctgattgcCAGCTTTGGTGACCCTTGCTCTCTCTCTTTCCACACAGGTGTCCACATTTTTGCGTATGCCAATCTGTCGGACATAGCGTTGGGCCTGATCCTGCTGACCGCCTCTCTCCTGGTTCTCTGCACTTGCCTCATCCTCATTGTCAAACTCCTGAATTCCGTCCTGAAGGGCCACATGGCTCACATAATTAAGAAGATCATTAACGCTGGTAAGGACGTTGGCTCGAAACCGCTCTTTCGGAAACCACTTATTATTATCAGGGTGGGCGGGGCTTACAGTAGGTAGGCTGAGCCGCTAACACATAGGGGCAGCTGTACGAAGCCTTGaagagttataaagtggagagagataaactactaaccaatcagcccagtggcgcacccagggggggggggttccgagcacccagaaacccccctccactaaaaaaaatatatatatatatatctttttttttttatgggagcaagagtattattaatggctgtctagcgtcctctgcactggcagtgggagagaaagaaagctcttgtgtgggcgcactcttggaaaaagaaaaagagaggagAAGAAAAATTCTTCAATTGGAAAAAAAATTATGTTAAAACATTATTTTATTGAGTAATTAAAACAAATACCCTTCTACGATCCAATAAAGAAAGtgcacaaaaaatgcaaaaagataataatatatatatataatatatatagggaatgttcTGGTCTGTGAATCCTGAGAGAAagattagaaaggttgcagacacttGACAGTCTGacagccgtttctcctgaccagtacagatattctgtattaatgggacccacGAAGGAGGTCAGTGTGCAAATTTCGTCATAGAAAGACCACTTTCGTTAGGTCAATGCTATACACTTAGCTGGTTACCTATAAATTCCAATGTCATAGTTTTTAGATTATAGGTCTAGTAATGTTAATGGAAAATATGTCCTCATGAAGAGTGATATAGAAAAGGAGGGCAGAATAAAGTATAttcagtggtgatactgctgttggtgtccacccttcagaggaaggggaatagttcctatcctacaacaccgggtattcccagggagtctcctctcgtggtactaacccagcccgacgctgtttagcttccaagatcggacgagatcgggcataagcagcgtggtatgatagtaggaaggatatctaccaatgagagtgcacctatatatgaaaatATAGAATGATAGAAAGGATAGAAAGTGTAGTGCGTGGATCTACTTTCCTCGTTAGGCAAGGAAAAGCGGCTGTCACACAGTGGCGCCGTATACCCTGGATCGGGGATGAGAGTCCACTCGACAATAGCCAgataggaaaaaaaggggggggggaagagggggaggaggaagagaaTTAAGAGGATTGGACTTTATGAGGTTAAAAGACCATTCATTATTTGGAGAACAAATGTTCAATGGAAAGAAAAGGAATAAGACAACTTCAAAAGCAAAAAGCAAGCTGTCTATACATTCTTTGCATGAAGCCAATCTAAATCTAAATATATGCAGAAATACTAACCCTTACGTAGTTGTAAGTGGAAAAGGTGCATCTATTAAGAAGTACTGAGTACCCTTTTTTTCCCCCCcttataaaattttatttttatttttttccccctcctctttttccttcCTCCTTTCAAATGCATTCCTATCTGTCACTATCATAACCTCTTTACCTTTCctcccttcccccacctttcctttctttccccccccccataccctCTTTCCCCCTTATCCCCTCCACTACCCACACCACATATCCCCTTCCCTCTCCATCAACCTCCCTCATTCCTGTTATTCCCACCTTCTcacccataatttccattcatacaACTGTTTTCACTGCAATCCCCTCATACACCCAATTCCTC
Coding sequences within:
- the SLC34A3 gene encoding sodium-dependent phosphate transport protein 2C; translation: MPFTSNNTQMPLSDIKMSINDTPVKVPLDEAPLDSVYAMSIDLPNHEEVNGEIDPWALPELQASGPSWKELNNMQRVKRIVIGTVRGCLLLGFLYLFICSLDVLSSAFQLVGSKLTGDIFSDNEVLANPIAGLVIGVLVTVLVQSSSTSSSIIVSMVSSGILNVRASIPIIMGVNVGTSVTSTLVSLAQSGDRNEFRRAFGGSAVHGIFNWMTVILLLPIELGTGYLFYVSEAIIKSFNIHAGGDAPDILKVITRPFTDLIVMLDSSVIAGNAVGDPESMNKSLIKQWCRTVLTNRTELTPATNMTDCSIVTCLTNASGTFIENTFTIKENVERCVHIFAYANLSDIALGLILLTASLLVLCTCLILIVKLLNSVLKGHMAHIIKKIINADFPFPFSWLTGYLAIIVGAIMTFVVQSSSVFTAAIVPLMGVGVISMDRAYPLFLGSNIGTTTTAVLAALASPAEALSESVQVAFIHLIFNLSGIILWFVVPYLRIPIYIAKKFGDITAKYRWFAVLYLLLSFLVLPLAVFGLSMAGWVILATVGVPILVVIIAIIIINVLQKRLPKCLPSFLKNWDFLPLWLHSLAPWDKLFYMMCKCCCKKCSHHNEEEKPKKLLPVEIPYLDPHCYDNPDFVQSKHL